A region of Pseudorasbora parva isolate DD20220531a chromosome 14, ASM2467924v1, whole genome shotgun sequence DNA encodes the following proteins:
- the ankrd24 gene encoding ankyrin repeat domain-containing protein 24 isoform X1, with product MDPHVVFSPMRRFCMCYGVITSQDWSKTDDRLLQAVEQNDPEKVATLLVKKGLCPSKLDTEGKSAFHLCASRGRLDCLEVILSHGVDINVTDGTGFNALHLAAKNGQSDCLKRLLQERMPVDSTDSFGRTSLHHAAVSGCLSCTEILWDFKANLDAQDGDGSTPLILGAQMSRVELCAFLLERGANPNIQDNQGRSALMLASESDSMETVEVLLKGGANPHLSDALGHNSANYSITADNHNITQLLQSEGVIAAAEGSSEEQAPPPPNPPSSGTTPRKRKAPPPPKSPNQGPSPSSDTSSMPPHPVPTQSPESQSPGPPSPAPRTQLPSSENLTEDEEVFEEIRKLRLERGRLLQKIKVLEQQQSSATTALEELNSLRERLSAAEEERDQLLAELEELRAARVSGVTCDSEDAEDSDDMLDFPGAEKLLSRQSRGLDADSPADRGEGASQGNPAMVEQLRRKVEELTSQNAELVLKVQMLEMFEKDDTDMQSSGPDFVSTAQYESLRKEFEELQEKYSRVQASTEASSIAEDPGSEEKEEKHQSAMKEQLAQAQAELEELKEQMRLGVYSVEDAGAKPEGGSEASENGANLETQQLRARVQELEEELARKKKDGDGLSEGDNDTIQQLKERVKELEADLQDREKGKDGKEENETVVRLKKQVEQLEKALEQSKVAGRKEGEGAPVNGLQTRVEELERELKESVPRGRFEEIQVTLGLQLNQLAQERAEVATRLNQALLELERLRPPSHIEENEDDEDPSESSEISIASEHSLHLSPGGRTLEAIKEELEVARQEAAQALDSLCAERESRAQDEQQMRDAIPLVKHQETLSAVAQQLAQTEKELQAERALREHAQTELARLESELKAVQKDSVSKEEHDKVKAELERSLEESRQSAAAAKESLCEKETELKELRSQKALEQGLVSKEDHEAQRLSLQAEINTLTAQLADLARKHEKTCNEVFQVQRDALFNKSERQVAESQLETVKKQLADLQAESTHIQQLHQDIQHSQGLVKEKDRKITELSKEVFRLKEALGALSPPLGRSPSPPSSGIPGQQLALQNRVTTLTQQLQDWERKHKAVVSIYRSHLLAAVQGRMDEEVQALLLQILRMTTKGQN from the exons aGTCAGGACTGGAGTAAGACCGATGATAGGTTGTTGCAGGCCGTGGAACAGAATGATCCGGAAAAAGTAGCCACGCTGCTAGTGAAGAAAGGTCTCTGCCCGTCCAAATTAGACACGGAGGGAAAATCAGC GTTCCATCTTTGTGCGTCTCGAGGCCGGTTGGATTGTCTAGAGGTCATCCTCTCTCATGGGGTGGACATCAACGTAACAGACGGCACAG GTTTTAATGCTCTCCATCTTGCTGCTAAGAATGGACAGTCAGATTGTCTAAAGAGACTTCTTCAG GAGAGGATGCCTGTTGACTCCACGGACAGTTTTGGGAGGACTTCCCTTCACCATGCTG CTGTAAGTGGCTGCTTGTCCTGCACTGAGATTCTGTGGGACTTTAAAGCCAACCTTGATGCGCAAGATGGA GATGGGTCCACTCCATTGATCCTGGGCGCCCAGATGAGCAGAGTCGAGCTGTGTGCCTTTCTTTTGGAACGAGGAGCCAATCCTAATATACAGGATAACCAGGGCAG ATCAGCGTTGATGTTGGCCTCTGAGAGTGACAGCATGGAGACTGTAGAGGTGTTACTAAAGGGCGGAGCTAACCCACACCTATCCGACGCCCTGGGGCACAACTCCGCCAACTACAGCATCACTGCCGATAACCACAATATAACCCAGCTTCTACAGAGTGAAGGCGTGATCGCag CTGCTGAGGGTTCGAGTGAGGAG CAGGCTCCTCCCCCTCCCAACCCCCCATCTAGCGGAACCACCCCTCGCAAGAGGAAAGCCCCTCCGCCTCCTAAATCTCCTAATCAG GGCCCGTCCCCTTCCTCAGACACCTCGAGTATGCCACCTCACCCTGTCCCCACCCAATCACCTGAATCCCAGAGCCCTGGTCCGCCCTCTCCCGCCCCCAGGACCCAACTTCCCTCATCTGAGAACCTT ACGGAGGATGAGGAGGTCTTTGAAGAGATCCGTAAGCTCAGACTGGAGAGAGGTCGCCTACTGCAGAAAATTAAGGTTCTGGAGCAGCAGCAGAGTAGCGCCACAACTGCCCTGGAGGAG CTTAACTCTCTGAGAGAGCGTCTGAGCGCGGCTGAGGAAGAGCGTGACCAGCTGCTGGCCGAGCTGGAGGAGTTAAGAGCGGCCCGGGTGAGCGGTGTGACCTGCGACTCGGAAGACGCGGAGGACTCCGATGACATGCTGGATTTCCCAG GAGCAGAGAAGTTGCTGTCTAGGCAATCACGAGGATTAGATGCTGATTCGCCGGCTGACCGGGGTGAGGGCGCCTCTCAGGGGAATCCTGCCATGGTGGAGCAACTTCGCAGAAAAGTGGAGGAACTGACCTCCCAGAATGCCGAGCTGGTTCTCAAAGTGCAG ATGCTGGAGATGTTTGAGAAGGATGACACGGATATGCAGAGCTCGGGTCCAGATTTTGTTTCCACAGCTCAGTATGAATCTTTGAGGAAAGAGTTTGAGGAACTACAGGAGAAATACTCCAGAGTCCAAGCTTCAACTGAAGCCTCGAGCATTGCAGAGGATCCTGG ATCTGAAGAAAAAGAGGAGAAACATCAAAGTGCAATGAAGGAACAGCTGGCGCAAGCCCAGGCCGAGTTAGAGGAACTCAAAGAACAGATGCGTCTGGGGGTCTACTCGGTGGAGGACGCAGGAGCGAAGCCTGAAGGGGGTTCTGAGGCCTCAGAGAATGGGGCAAATTTGGAGACGCAGCAGCTGAGAGCAAGGGTACAGGAGCTGGAGGAGGAGCTAGCcagaaaaaagaaagatggGGATGGACTTAGTGAAGGTGACAATGACACCATCCAACAGCTGAAAGAGAGGGTAAAGGAACTTGAGGCAGATCTGCAGGATAGAGAGAAAGGAAAAGACGGAAAGGAGGAGAACGAGACAGTTGTTAGGCTCAAAAAGCAGGTGGAACAGCTGGAAAAAGCCCTGGAGCAAAGCAAAGTAGCAGGGCGTAAGGAGGGCGAGGGAGCGCCGGTGAACGGGTTGCAGACACGGGTGGAAGAACTTGAGAGGGAGTTGAAGGAGAGCGTACCTCGAGGTCGgtttgaggagattcaggtCACTTTGGGTCTTCAGCTTAACCAGCTAGCTCAAGAACGAGCCGAAGTGGCTACACGACTCAACCAGGCCTTGCTGGAGCTGGAAAGGCTCCGCCCGCCATCCCACATTGAGGAAAATGAGGACGACGAGGACCCATCTGAGAGCTCAGAGATTTCCATTGCATCTG agcactccCTGCACCTGTCGCCGGGTGGACGGACCTTGGAGGCGATAAAGGAGGAACTGGAAGTTGCGAGGCAAGAAGCAGCACAAGCTCTGGACAGCCTGTGTGCCGAGAGAGAGAGCCGGGCTCAGGATGAACAGCAAATGAGAGATGCAATACCTCTGGTCAAACACCAGGAGACGCTGTCCGCTGTAGCCCAGCAGCTTGCTCAAACAGAGAAAGAGCTGCAAGCAGAGAGGGCACTGCGGGAGCACGCTCAAACCGAGCTCGCCAGGCTGGAATCAGAGCTGAAGGCTGTGCAAAAAGACTCAGTTAGTAAGGAAGAACATGATAAAGTCAAG GCAGAGCTAGAGCGTTCTCTAGAGGAGAGTCGGCAGAGTGCAGCAGCGGCGAAGGAGTCTCTGTGTGAGAAAGAGACGGAACTGAAAGAGCTGCGATCACAGAAAGCTTTAGAACAGGGACTGGTGTCCAAAGAAGACCACGAGGCCCAGAGACTCTCCCTGCAGGCTGAGATCAACACTCTGACCGCACAGTTAGCTGATCTAGCACGCAAGCATGAGAAGACCTGCAATgag GTGTTCCAGGTGCAGCGGGATGCTTTATTTAATAAGAGCGAGCGTCAGGTGGCTGAATCTCAGCTGGAGACGGTTAAAAAGCAGCTGGCGGATCTTCAGGCTGAGTCCACCCACATCCAACAGCTGCACCAGGACATCCAGCACTCGCAGGGGCTCGTCAAAGAGAAAGACCGCAAG ATCACAGAGTTGTCTAAGGAGGTGTTTCGTCTGAAGGAGGCTCTGGGGGCTCTGAGTCCCCCGCTGGGACGTTCCCCATCTCCGCCATCCTCAGGGATACCTGGACAACAGCTGGCACTGCAGAACCGCGTGACCACACTAACACAGCAACTGCAG GACTGGGAGCGCAAACACAAGGCTGTCGTTTCGATATATCGTTCTCATCTATTAGCCGCTGTACAG GGTCGGATGGATGAAGAAGTTCAGGCTCTTTTGCTCCAAATCCTTCGTATGACTACTAAAGGTCAAAATTAG
- the ankrd24 gene encoding ankyrin repeat domain-containing protein 24 isoform X2, which translates to MDPHVVFSPMRRFCMCYGVITSQDWSKTDDRLLQAVEQNDPEKVATLLVKKGLCPSKLDTEGKSAFHLCASRGRLDCLEVILSHGVDINVTDGTGFNALHLAAKNGQSDCLKRLLQERMPVDSTDSFGRTSLHHAAVSGCLSCTEILWDFKANLDAQDGDGSTPLILGAQMSRVELCAFLLERGANPNIQDNQGRSALMLASESDSMETVEVLLKGGANPHLSDALGHNSANYSITADNHNITQLLQSEGVIAAAEGSSEEAPPPPNPPSSGTTPRKRKAPPPPKSPNQGPSPSSDTSSMPPHPVPTQSPESQSPGPPSPAPRTQLPSSENLTEDEEVFEEIRKLRLERGRLLQKIKVLEQQQSSATTALEELNSLRERLSAAEEERDQLLAELEELRAARVSGVTCDSEDAEDSDDMLDFPGAEKLLSRQSRGLDADSPADRGEGASQGNPAMVEQLRRKVEELTSQNAELVLKVQMLEMFEKDDTDMQSSGPDFVSTAQYESLRKEFEELQEKYSRVQASTEASSIAEDPGSEEKEEKHQSAMKEQLAQAQAELEELKEQMRLGVYSVEDAGAKPEGGSEASENGANLETQQLRARVQELEEELARKKKDGDGLSEGDNDTIQQLKERVKELEADLQDREKGKDGKEENETVVRLKKQVEQLEKALEQSKVAGRKEGEGAPVNGLQTRVEELERELKESVPRGRFEEIQVTLGLQLNQLAQERAEVATRLNQALLELERLRPPSHIEENEDDEDPSESSEISIASEHSLHLSPGGRTLEAIKEELEVARQEAAQALDSLCAERESRAQDEQQMRDAIPLVKHQETLSAVAQQLAQTEKELQAERALREHAQTELARLESELKAVQKDSVSKEEHDKVKAELERSLEESRQSAAAAKESLCEKETELKELRSQKALEQGLVSKEDHEAQRLSLQAEINTLTAQLADLARKHEKTCNEVFQVQRDALFNKSERQVAESQLETVKKQLADLQAESTHIQQLHQDIQHSQGLVKEKDRKITELSKEVFRLKEALGALSPPLGRSPSPPSSGIPGQQLALQNRVTTLTQQLQDWERKHKAVVSIYRSHLLAAVQGRMDEEVQALLLQILRMTTKGQN; encoded by the exons aGTCAGGACTGGAGTAAGACCGATGATAGGTTGTTGCAGGCCGTGGAACAGAATGATCCGGAAAAAGTAGCCACGCTGCTAGTGAAGAAAGGTCTCTGCCCGTCCAAATTAGACACGGAGGGAAAATCAGC GTTCCATCTTTGTGCGTCTCGAGGCCGGTTGGATTGTCTAGAGGTCATCCTCTCTCATGGGGTGGACATCAACGTAACAGACGGCACAG GTTTTAATGCTCTCCATCTTGCTGCTAAGAATGGACAGTCAGATTGTCTAAAGAGACTTCTTCAG GAGAGGATGCCTGTTGACTCCACGGACAGTTTTGGGAGGACTTCCCTTCACCATGCTG CTGTAAGTGGCTGCTTGTCCTGCACTGAGATTCTGTGGGACTTTAAAGCCAACCTTGATGCGCAAGATGGA GATGGGTCCACTCCATTGATCCTGGGCGCCCAGATGAGCAGAGTCGAGCTGTGTGCCTTTCTTTTGGAACGAGGAGCCAATCCTAATATACAGGATAACCAGGGCAG ATCAGCGTTGATGTTGGCCTCTGAGAGTGACAGCATGGAGACTGTAGAGGTGTTACTAAAGGGCGGAGCTAACCCACACCTATCCGACGCCCTGGGGCACAACTCCGCCAACTACAGCATCACTGCCGATAACCACAATATAACCCAGCTTCTACAGAGTGAAGGCGTGATCGCag CTGCTGAGGGTTCGAGTGAGGAG GCTCCTCCCCCTCCCAACCCCCCATCTAGCGGAACCACCCCTCGCAAGAGGAAAGCCCCTCCGCCTCCTAAATCTCCTAATCAG GGCCCGTCCCCTTCCTCAGACACCTCGAGTATGCCACCTCACCCTGTCCCCACCCAATCACCTGAATCCCAGAGCCCTGGTCCGCCCTCTCCCGCCCCCAGGACCCAACTTCCCTCATCTGAGAACCTT ACGGAGGATGAGGAGGTCTTTGAAGAGATCCGTAAGCTCAGACTGGAGAGAGGTCGCCTACTGCAGAAAATTAAGGTTCTGGAGCAGCAGCAGAGTAGCGCCACAACTGCCCTGGAGGAG CTTAACTCTCTGAGAGAGCGTCTGAGCGCGGCTGAGGAAGAGCGTGACCAGCTGCTGGCCGAGCTGGAGGAGTTAAGAGCGGCCCGGGTGAGCGGTGTGACCTGCGACTCGGAAGACGCGGAGGACTCCGATGACATGCTGGATTTCCCAG GAGCAGAGAAGTTGCTGTCTAGGCAATCACGAGGATTAGATGCTGATTCGCCGGCTGACCGGGGTGAGGGCGCCTCTCAGGGGAATCCTGCCATGGTGGAGCAACTTCGCAGAAAAGTGGAGGAACTGACCTCCCAGAATGCCGAGCTGGTTCTCAAAGTGCAG ATGCTGGAGATGTTTGAGAAGGATGACACGGATATGCAGAGCTCGGGTCCAGATTTTGTTTCCACAGCTCAGTATGAATCTTTGAGGAAAGAGTTTGAGGAACTACAGGAGAAATACTCCAGAGTCCAAGCTTCAACTGAAGCCTCGAGCATTGCAGAGGATCCTGG ATCTGAAGAAAAAGAGGAGAAACATCAAAGTGCAATGAAGGAACAGCTGGCGCAAGCCCAGGCCGAGTTAGAGGAACTCAAAGAACAGATGCGTCTGGGGGTCTACTCGGTGGAGGACGCAGGAGCGAAGCCTGAAGGGGGTTCTGAGGCCTCAGAGAATGGGGCAAATTTGGAGACGCAGCAGCTGAGAGCAAGGGTACAGGAGCTGGAGGAGGAGCTAGCcagaaaaaagaaagatggGGATGGACTTAGTGAAGGTGACAATGACACCATCCAACAGCTGAAAGAGAGGGTAAAGGAACTTGAGGCAGATCTGCAGGATAGAGAGAAAGGAAAAGACGGAAAGGAGGAGAACGAGACAGTTGTTAGGCTCAAAAAGCAGGTGGAACAGCTGGAAAAAGCCCTGGAGCAAAGCAAAGTAGCAGGGCGTAAGGAGGGCGAGGGAGCGCCGGTGAACGGGTTGCAGACACGGGTGGAAGAACTTGAGAGGGAGTTGAAGGAGAGCGTACCTCGAGGTCGgtttgaggagattcaggtCACTTTGGGTCTTCAGCTTAACCAGCTAGCTCAAGAACGAGCCGAAGTGGCTACACGACTCAACCAGGCCTTGCTGGAGCTGGAAAGGCTCCGCCCGCCATCCCACATTGAGGAAAATGAGGACGACGAGGACCCATCTGAGAGCTCAGAGATTTCCATTGCATCTG agcactccCTGCACCTGTCGCCGGGTGGACGGACCTTGGAGGCGATAAAGGAGGAACTGGAAGTTGCGAGGCAAGAAGCAGCACAAGCTCTGGACAGCCTGTGTGCCGAGAGAGAGAGCCGGGCTCAGGATGAACAGCAAATGAGAGATGCAATACCTCTGGTCAAACACCAGGAGACGCTGTCCGCTGTAGCCCAGCAGCTTGCTCAAACAGAGAAAGAGCTGCAAGCAGAGAGGGCACTGCGGGAGCACGCTCAAACCGAGCTCGCCAGGCTGGAATCAGAGCTGAAGGCTGTGCAAAAAGACTCAGTTAGTAAGGAAGAACATGATAAAGTCAAG GCAGAGCTAGAGCGTTCTCTAGAGGAGAGTCGGCAGAGTGCAGCAGCGGCGAAGGAGTCTCTGTGTGAGAAAGAGACGGAACTGAAAGAGCTGCGATCACAGAAAGCTTTAGAACAGGGACTGGTGTCCAAAGAAGACCACGAGGCCCAGAGACTCTCCCTGCAGGCTGAGATCAACACTCTGACCGCACAGTTAGCTGATCTAGCACGCAAGCATGAGAAGACCTGCAATgag GTGTTCCAGGTGCAGCGGGATGCTTTATTTAATAAGAGCGAGCGTCAGGTGGCTGAATCTCAGCTGGAGACGGTTAAAAAGCAGCTGGCGGATCTTCAGGCTGAGTCCACCCACATCCAACAGCTGCACCAGGACATCCAGCACTCGCAGGGGCTCGTCAAAGAGAAAGACCGCAAG ATCACAGAGTTGTCTAAGGAGGTGTTTCGTCTGAAGGAGGCTCTGGGGGCTCTGAGTCCCCCGCTGGGACGTTCCCCATCTCCGCCATCCTCAGGGATACCTGGACAACAGCTGGCACTGCAGAACCGCGTGACCACACTAACACAGCAACTGCAG GACTGGGAGCGCAAACACAAGGCTGTCGTTTCGATATATCGTTCTCATCTATTAGCCGCTGTACAG GGTCGGATGGATGAAGAAGTTCAGGCTCTTTTGCTCCAAATCCTTCGTATGACTACTAAAGGTCAAAATTAG
- the ankrd24 gene encoding ankyrin repeat domain-containing protein 24 isoform X3 has protein sequence MKTLKAKFKKTESQDWSKTDDRLLQAVEQNDPEKVATLLVKKGLCPSKLDTEGKSAFHLCASRGRLDCLEVILSHGVDINVTDGTGFNALHLAAKNGQSDCLKRLLQERMPVDSTDSFGRTSLHHAAVSGCLSCTEILWDFKANLDAQDGDGSTPLILGAQMSRVELCAFLLERGANPNIQDNQGRSALMLASESDSMETVEVLLKGGANPHLSDALGHNSANYSITADNHNITQLLQSEGVIAAAEGSSEEQAPPPPNPPSSGTTPRKRKAPPPPKSPNQGPSPSSDTSSMPPHPVPTQSPESQSPGPPSPAPRTQLPSSENLTEDEEVFEEIRKLRLERGRLLQKIKVLEQQQSSATTALEELNSLRERLSAAEEERDQLLAELEELRAARVSGVTCDSEDAEDSDDMLDFPGAEKLLSRQSRGLDADSPADRGEGASQGNPAMVEQLRRKVEELTSQNAELVLKVQMLEMFEKDDTDMQSSGPDFVSTAQYESLRKEFEELQEKYSRVQASTEASSIAEDPGSEEKEEKHQSAMKEQLAQAQAELEELKEQMRLGVYSVEDAGAKPEGGSEASENGANLETQQLRARVQELEEELARKKKDGDGLSEGDNDTIQQLKERVKELEADLQDREKGKDGKEENETVVRLKKQVEQLEKALEQSKVAGRKEGEGAPVNGLQTRVEELERELKESVPRGRFEEIQVTLGLQLNQLAQERAEVATRLNQALLELERLRPPSHIEENEDDEDPSESSEISIASEHSLHLSPGGRTLEAIKEELEVARQEAAQALDSLCAERESRAQDEQQMRDAIPLVKHQETLSAVAQQLAQTEKELQAERALREHAQTELARLESELKAVQKDSVSKEEHDKVKAELERSLEESRQSAAAAKESLCEKETELKELRSQKALEQGLVSKEDHEAQRLSLQAEINTLTAQLADLARKHEKTCNEVFQVQRDALFNKSERQVAESQLETVKKQLADLQAESTHIQQLHQDIQHSQGLVKEKDRKITELSKEVFRLKEALGALSPPLGRSPSPPSSGIPGQQLALQNRVTTLTQQLQDWERKHKAVVSIYRSHLLAAVQGRMDEEVQALLLQILRMTTKGQN, from the exons aGTCAGGACTGGAGTAAGACCGATGATAGGTTGTTGCAGGCCGTGGAACAGAATGATCCGGAAAAAGTAGCCACGCTGCTAGTGAAGAAAGGTCTCTGCCCGTCCAAATTAGACACGGAGGGAAAATCAGC GTTCCATCTTTGTGCGTCTCGAGGCCGGTTGGATTGTCTAGAGGTCATCCTCTCTCATGGGGTGGACATCAACGTAACAGACGGCACAG GTTTTAATGCTCTCCATCTTGCTGCTAAGAATGGACAGTCAGATTGTCTAAAGAGACTTCTTCAG GAGAGGATGCCTGTTGACTCCACGGACAGTTTTGGGAGGACTTCCCTTCACCATGCTG CTGTAAGTGGCTGCTTGTCCTGCACTGAGATTCTGTGGGACTTTAAAGCCAACCTTGATGCGCAAGATGGA GATGGGTCCACTCCATTGATCCTGGGCGCCCAGATGAGCAGAGTCGAGCTGTGTGCCTTTCTTTTGGAACGAGGAGCCAATCCTAATATACAGGATAACCAGGGCAG ATCAGCGTTGATGTTGGCCTCTGAGAGTGACAGCATGGAGACTGTAGAGGTGTTACTAAAGGGCGGAGCTAACCCACACCTATCCGACGCCCTGGGGCACAACTCCGCCAACTACAGCATCACTGCCGATAACCACAATATAACCCAGCTTCTACAGAGTGAAGGCGTGATCGCag CTGCTGAGGGTTCGAGTGAGGAG CAGGCTCCTCCCCCTCCCAACCCCCCATCTAGCGGAACCACCCCTCGCAAGAGGAAAGCCCCTCCGCCTCCTAAATCTCCTAATCAG GGCCCGTCCCCTTCCTCAGACACCTCGAGTATGCCACCTCACCCTGTCCCCACCCAATCACCTGAATCCCAGAGCCCTGGTCCGCCCTCTCCCGCCCCCAGGACCCAACTTCCCTCATCTGAGAACCTT ACGGAGGATGAGGAGGTCTTTGAAGAGATCCGTAAGCTCAGACTGGAGAGAGGTCGCCTACTGCAGAAAATTAAGGTTCTGGAGCAGCAGCAGAGTAGCGCCACAACTGCCCTGGAGGAG CTTAACTCTCTGAGAGAGCGTCTGAGCGCGGCTGAGGAAGAGCGTGACCAGCTGCTGGCCGAGCTGGAGGAGTTAAGAGCGGCCCGGGTGAGCGGTGTGACCTGCGACTCGGAAGACGCGGAGGACTCCGATGACATGCTGGATTTCCCAG GAGCAGAGAAGTTGCTGTCTAGGCAATCACGAGGATTAGATGCTGATTCGCCGGCTGACCGGGGTGAGGGCGCCTCTCAGGGGAATCCTGCCATGGTGGAGCAACTTCGCAGAAAAGTGGAGGAACTGACCTCCCAGAATGCCGAGCTGGTTCTCAAAGTGCAG ATGCTGGAGATGTTTGAGAAGGATGACACGGATATGCAGAGCTCGGGTCCAGATTTTGTTTCCACAGCTCAGTATGAATCTTTGAGGAAAGAGTTTGAGGAACTACAGGAGAAATACTCCAGAGTCCAAGCTTCAACTGAAGCCTCGAGCATTGCAGAGGATCCTGG ATCTGAAGAAAAAGAGGAGAAACATCAAAGTGCAATGAAGGAACAGCTGGCGCAAGCCCAGGCCGAGTTAGAGGAACTCAAAGAACAGATGCGTCTGGGGGTCTACTCGGTGGAGGACGCAGGAGCGAAGCCTGAAGGGGGTTCTGAGGCCTCAGAGAATGGGGCAAATTTGGAGACGCAGCAGCTGAGAGCAAGGGTACAGGAGCTGGAGGAGGAGCTAGCcagaaaaaagaaagatggGGATGGACTTAGTGAAGGTGACAATGACACCATCCAACAGCTGAAAGAGAGGGTAAAGGAACTTGAGGCAGATCTGCAGGATAGAGAGAAAGGAAAAGACGGAAAGGAGGAGAACGAGACAGTTGTTAGGCTCAAAAAGCAGGTGGAACAGCTGGAAAAAGCCCTGGAGCAAAGCAAAGTAGCAGGGCGTAAGGAGGGCGAGGGAGCGCCGGTGAACGGGTTGCAGACACGGGTGGAAGAACTTGAGAGGGAGTTGAAGGAGAGCGTACCTCGAGGTCGgtttgaggagattcaggtCACTTTGGGTCTTCAGCTTAACCAGCTAGCTCAAGAACGAGCCGAAGTGGCTACACGACTCAACCAGGCCTTGCTGGAGCTGGAAAGGCTCCGCCCGCCATCCCACATTGAGGAAAATGAGGACGACGAGGACCCATCTGAGAGCTCAGAGATTTCCATTGCATCTG agcactccCTGCACCTGTCGCCGGGTGGACGGACCTTGGAGGCGATAAAGGAGGAACTGGAAGTTGCGAGGCAAGAAGCAGCACAAGCTCTGGACAGCCTGTGTGCCGAGAGAGAGAGCCGGGCTCAGGATGAACAGCAAATGAGAGATGCAATACCTCTGGTCAAACACCAGGAGACGCTGTCCGCTGTAGCCCAGCAGCTTGCTCAAACAGAGAAAGAGCTGCAAGCAGAGAGGGCACTGCGGGAGCACGCTCAAACCGAGCTCGCCAGGCTGGAATCAGAGCTGAAGGCTGTGCAAAAAGACTCAGTTAGTAAGGAAGAACATGATAAAGTCAAG GCAGAGCTAGAGCGTTCTCTAGAGGAGAGTCGGCAGAGTGCAGCAGCGGCGAAGGAGTCTCTGTGTGAGAAAGAGACGGAACTGAAAGAGCTGCGATCACAGAAAGCTTTAGAACAGGGACTGGTGTCCAAAGAAGACCACGAGGCCCAGAGACTCTCCCTGCAGGCTGAGATCAACACTCTGACCGCACAGTTAGCTGATCTAGCACGCAAGCATGAGAAGACCTGCAATgag GTGTTCCAGGTGCAGCGGGATGCTTTATTTAATAAGAGCGAGCGTCAGGTGGCTGAATCTCAGCTGGAGACGGTTAAAAAGCAGCTGGCGGATCTTCAGGCTGAGTCCACCCACATCCAACAGCTGCACCAGGACATCCAGCACTCGCAGGGGCTCGTCAAAGAGAAAGACCGCAAG ATCACAGAGTTGTCTAAGGAGGTGTTTCGTCTGAAGGAGGCTCTGGGGGCTCTGAGTCCCCCGCTGGGACGTTCCCCATCTCCGCCATCCTCAGGGATACCTGGACAACAGCTGGCACTGCAGAACCGCGTGACCACACTAACACAGCAACTGCAG GACTGGGAGCGCAAACACAAGGCTGTCGTTTCGATATATCGTTCTCATCTATTAGCCGCTGTACAG GGTCGGATGGATGAAGAAGTTCAGGCTCTTTTGCTCCAAATCCTTCGTATGACTACTAAAGGTCAAAATTAG